In Lacerta agilis isolate rLacAgi1 chromosome 8, rLacAgi1.pri, whole genome shotgun sequence, one genomic interval encodes:
- the NEURL3 gene encoding E3 ubiquitin-protein ligase NEURL3, translating to MGACLCPLEGPDGPSQPPNGPLCFHPYLKGSQVIMDESHCIASRAATFCNGIVFSSRPIELYEKVTLKILKEESRWCGGLRVGFTWEDPSLIEPSVLPPYTCPDLVKQGRCRAAVLPGECEAEGTIVSFWVDNQGSVFCSTNEKSEGFLVVGGVLVTSPLWAVVDIYGRTKAVQLLDPSSLPTNADGLSLLQQSESTCGDFQALPEECAVCFGQKANTMMLPCRHANFCSHCSLKIFHTTSRCPLCRQEVKKIIPISVLAKGESPEVWPE from the exons ATGGGTGCCTGCCTTTGCCCCTTGGAGG GTCCAGATGGCCCAAGCCAGCCTCCCAATGGTCCCCTCTGTTTCCACCCTTACCTCAAAGGCTCCCAGGTCATTATGGACGAGTCCCACTGCATAGCGAGCAGAGCAGCCACATTCTGCAATGGCATTGTCTTCTCCAGCCGGCCTATTGAACTTTATGAGAAGGTGACTTTGAAAATCTTAAAGGAAGAGAGCAGGTGGTGTGGAGGCCTAAGGGTGGGCTTCACTTGGGAGGATCCCTCCCTCATTGAGCCCAGTGTGCTGCCTCCGTATACTTGCCCAGACCTGGTAAAACAAGGGAGGTGTCGTGCTGCTGTCTTACCGGGAGAATGTGAAGCAGAAGGCACCATTGTCAGCTTCTGGGTGGACAACCAAGGTTCTGTTTTCTGCAGCACCAATGAGAAGTCAGAAGGGTTCCTGGTGGTAGGTGGTGTCTTGGTCACAAGCCCTCTCTGGGCTGTTGTGGACATCTATGGAAGGACCAAGGCAGTCCAGCTTTTGG atccctcCAGCCTACCAACAAATGCTGATGGGCTCAGCCTTCTTCAACAGAGTG AGTCCACCTGTGGGGATTTCCAAGCCCTTCCTGAGGAATGTGCTGTATGCTTCGGGCAAAAAGCCAACACGATGATGCTTCCTTGCCGTCATGCCAACTTCTGCTCCCACTGCTCACTGAAAATTTTCCATACCACCAGTCGCTGCCCATTGTGCCGGCAGGAAGTGAAGAAAATTATTCCCATCTCTGTTTTGGCAAAAGGAGAGAGCCCAGAAGTCTGGCCGGAATAA